The proteins below are encoded in one region of Planctopirus limnophila DSM 3776:
- the ispF gene encoding 2-C-methyl-D-erythritol 2,4-cyclodiphosphate synthase: protein MQRIGMGHDRHRLVAGKPLWLGGVSIPFELGLDGHSDADVVLHALTDALLGSLALGDIGDWFPNTDEQWKGASSDRFVVAAMAAVRERGWEVCNVDATIHAERPKLSAYKSAIAARMAELLGVETDQVSVKAKTGEKVGPVGRGECIDADVIVLVRKV, encoded by the coding sequence ATGCAACGGATTGGCATGGGGCATGACCGGCATCGTCTGGTCGCGGGGAAGCCCTTGTGGCTGGGTGGTGTGTCGATCCCGTTTGAACTGGGGCTGGATGGTCACAGCGATGCGGATGTGGTGCTGCATGCCCTGACGGACGCATTGCTCGGGTCTTTGGCACTGGGAGATATCGGCGATTGGTTCCCCAATACGGACGAGCAGTGGAAGGGGGCCTCTTCAGACCGGTTTGTGGTGGCAGCCATGGCGGCTGTGCGCGAGCGCGGGTGGGAAGTGTGCAATGTCGATGCGACCATCCACGCCGAGCGACCCAAACTCTCGGCATATAAATCAGCGATTGCGGCCCGTATGGCGGAACTCCTGGGCGTTGAGACTGACCAGGTGAGCGTGAAGGCCAAAACCGGTGAAAAAGTCGGCCCTGTGGGACGCGGCGAGTGCATCGATGCCGATGTGATTGTGCTGGTGCGGAAGGTATGA
- a CDS encoding PEGA domain-containing protein produces MLFVVSRLGHTRCLWILLAGLCLLQTGCVSRRLMVQSNPPGALVLLEGEEVGYTPVAVDFTYYGTREITLIKDGYETLKVMQPVPAPWYQWPGIDFFSDNLLPHRVTDRRRLSYSMQPKQIPPSEDLLQRADQLRNESRLGP; encoded by the coding sequence ATGCTGTTTGTGGTCTCCCGCCTCGGCCATACCCGTTGTCTCTGGATCTTGCTGGCTGGCTTATGCCTCCTGCAGACGGGGTGCGTCAGCCGCCGGCTGATGGTGCAGTCCAATCCTCCAGGGGCTCTCGTCCTCCTCGAAGGCGAAGAAGTCGGCTACACCCCGGTGGCTGTCGACTTCACCTACTATGGCACGCGCGAAATCACGCTGATTAAGGATGGTTACGAGACTCTCAAAGTCATGCAGCCCGTTCCCGCACCGTGGTACCAGTGGCCCGGCATCGATTTCTTTTCCGATAACCTGCTCCCCCACCGTGTGACAGATCGCCGCAGGCTGAGCTACAGCATGCAGCCCAAACAGATCCCGCCCAGCGAAGATCTACTGCAGAGGGCTGACCAGCTCCGTAACGAATCTCGCCTGGGTCCCTGA
- the rnr gene encoding ribonuclease R, producing MADWQPQILSVVTHPAYTPLKWQQLAKEVGAQKHDWTKFRRSLEELIEGKRLHRTSGGLIKVPVAREHIIGTIKRAARGHAWFTPESLANQPHIEPYTVAAEDAGSALTGDKVSAIILKKRGPNGKIAVRVIDILERATTQFVGEYHESRGKGYVTVDNSRFERPIDVGDPGAKGVRPGDQVVIEMVHFPEFSTPGEAVLLKVLGKRGEPGVDLQSIIYEFGLPDEFPESVLEESRLQAQLFSEDDIGDRLDLRDELIITIDPLTARDFDDAISLKRHEDGSWTLGVHIADVAHFVRPGTELDKEAIRRGNSVYLPGKVLPMLPEVLSNALASLQQDKVRFVKSAFIEYSPDGMVKHTSFANAAIKVRRRFAYEQVMPLLLNRQSPGEHPAPEGETVPEEICQLLERMYELAMILRKRRFSRGALELSLGEVELDCNDDGNVTGAHRALHDASHQIIEEFMLAANVAVAEEFDRRGWFFLRRVHDSPDELRMQNFAKFVATLGYDLPRAQDRQAIQALLNEVAGQPEAFPLNYALLRSLKQAEYSPEKIGHYALAVDNYAHFTSPIRRYPDLTIHRLLEHVIADASFTHSVPAAESLNTASDRKKSKSSRADLLSEADLRQLGKQCSLTERRAEKAERELIKIRLIRYLADKVGLELNATITGVERFGLFCQGIELPAEGLVHLSDLPGDYYDVDQIAHAVIGRRSGRVFRLGDPVRVQVSSVDPAKRELNFRIVGRSGQDDTLSEGEFSRETPGDDRSRSASDKSSSSPRRRSQPRFPGDRSNASAKGGFRQKKQSSSPKKTRKKPR from the coding sequence ATGGCCGACTGGCAACCACAAATCTTGAGTGTCGTCACGCACCCAGCGTACACACCACTCAAATGGCAGCAGTTGGCCAAAGAAGTCGGCGCCCAGAAACACGACTGGACGAAGTTCCGCCGCTCGCTCGAAGAACTCATCGAAGGCAAGCGGCTGCATCGCACTTCCGGCGGGCTGATCAAAGTCCCTGTCGCACGCGAGCACATCATCGGCACCATCAAACGCGCAGCGCGCGGCCACGCCTGGTTCACTCCCGAATCACTCGCCAATCAACCGCATATCGAACCTTATACAGTTGCTGCCGAAGATGCCGGCTCGGCGCTCACAGGCGATAAAGTCTCAGCCATCATCCTCAAAAAGCGGGGCCCCAATGGAAAGATCGCCGTCCGCGTGATCGATATCCTCGAACGTGCCACCACTCAGTTCGTGGGCGAATACCACGAATCCCGCGGCAAAGGATATGTCACTGTCGATAACAGCCGCTTTGAACGGCCAATCGATGTCGGCGACCCCGGTGCGAAAGGTGTCCGCCCTGGTGATCAGGTCGTTATCGAAATGGTGCACTTCCCCGAGTTTTCAACTCCGGGAGAAGCGGTGCTGCTCAAAGTCCTGGGGAAACGGGGTGAACCGGGCGTCGATTTACAATCGATCATCTATGAGTTCGGCCTGCCTGATGAATTTCCCGAAAGTGTGCTCGAAGAATCGCGACTGCAGGCACAGCTTTTCTCCGAAGACGATATCGGTGACCGCCTTGATCTTCGCGACGAACTGATCATTACCATCGATCCCCTCACAGCCCGGGATTTTGACGACGCCATTTCTCTCAAGCGGCACGAAGATGGTTCGTGGACTCTCGGCGTCCACATTGCCGATGTGGCTCACTTTGTGCGGCCCGGCACAGAACTCGACAAAGAGGCCATTCGACGAGGCAACAGCGTTTACCTTCCCGGCAAAGTGCTTCCCATGCTCCCCGAAGTGCTCTCCAATGCACTCGCGAGCCTTCAGCAGGATAAAGTCCGCTTTGTCAAAAGTGCTTTCATCGAATACTCCCCTGATGGCATGGTGAAGCACACCAGCTTTGCCAATGCCGCCATTAAGGTCCGCAGACGCTTCGCTTACGAACAGGTCATGCCACTTTTGTTAAACCGGCAATCTCCGGGCGAACATCCGGCTCCCGAAGGTGAAACAGTTCCCGAAGAAATCTGCCAGCTTCTCGAACGCATGTACGAACTGGCCATGATTCTTCGCAAACGCCGCTTTTCTCGCGGTGCCCTCGAACTCTCGCTCGGCGAAGTCGAACTCGATTGCAATGACGATGGCAATGTCACCGGGGCACACCGAGCTCTGCACGACGCCAGCCACCAGATTATTGAAGAGTTTATGCTGGCGGCCAACGTCGCTGTGGCCGAAGAATTTGATCGCCGCGGCTGGTTTTTCCTTCGCCGGGTTCACGACAGCCCCGATGAACTCCGCATGCAGAACTTTGCCAAATTCGTCGCCACTCTCGGTTACGATTTACCGCGCGCACAGGATCGTCAGGCGATTCAGGCACTGCTTAATGAAGTCGCCGGCCAGCCTGAGGCTTTCCCGCTGAATTACGCACTTTTGCGGAGTCTGAAGCAGGCCGAATACTCTCCCGAAAAGATTGGCCATTACGCCCTGGCAGTCGACAATTACGCCCACTTTACCAGTCCCATCCGCCGCTATCCCGATCTCACCATTCACCGCCTGCTGGAACATGTGATCGCCGATGCATCCTTCACGCACAGTGTTCCAGCCGCCGAGTCATTAAACACAGCGAGTGATCGCAAAAAGTCGAAATCTTCACGAGCCGATCTTCTCTCGGAAGCCGACTTGAGACAGTTGGGCAAGCAATGCTCACTCACCGAACGTCGAGCCGAGAAAGCCGAGCGGGAACTGATAAAAATCCGCCTCATTCGTTATCTGGCGGACAAGGTGGGCCTCGAACTCAACGCGACAATTACCGGCGTGGAACGCTTTGGCCTCTTCTGCCAGGGAATTGAACTTCCCGCAGAAGGCCTTGTGCATCTTTCCGACCTGCCTGGTGATTACTACGACGTCGATCAGATTGCCCATGCCGTCATTGGTCGGCGATCTGGCCGGGTATTCCGCCTGGGTGATCCTGTGCGTGTTCAGGTATCCAGTGTTGATCCTGCGAAGCGAGAACTCAACTTTCGCATTGTCGGGCGATCCGGCCAGGATGATACTCTTTCAGAAGGTGAATTCTCTCGGGAAACTCCCGGGGATGATCGATCTCGCTCCGCTTCCGATAAATCATCCAGCAGTCCCAGACGACGATCCCAACCACGTTTTCCGGGAGACCGCTCAAACGCTTCTGCCAAGGGTGGGTTCCGCCAGAAAAAACAGAGCTCCAGCCCCAAAAAAACTCGCAAGAAGCCTCGCTGA
- a CDS encoding succinate dehydrogenase cytochrome b subunit produces the protein MDPAPSPASSNLARQINLKWLHRLITSSIGRKFIMGITGLLLCGFLVGHLAGNFLLFKGEKDFNEYAEWIHHQKLLPLIELGLLLLFLAHIYLAFVTTFENRKARQQRYVVKESKQYDLTLPIPAHNWMFISGSIILGFLLLHLVDLRIGIRPDFVYTDSAYANTMQAISNPIGRIAYIVGPIILGFHLAHGFASAFQSLGLTHPKYSGLIYKLSIVFGIAIGAGFASLPILVPGMANRSAKPASTTSTAPAPAVAVDLPAHD, from the coding sequence ATGGATCCGGCACCATCGCCAGCCTCCAGCAATCTGGCTCGTCAGATCAATCTCAAGTGGTTGCATCGATTAATCACCTCTTCGATCGGCCGCAAATTCATCATGGGAATCACTGGGCTTTTGCTCTGTGGCTTCCTGGTCGGCCACCTCGCTGGAAACTTTCTACTCTTCAAGGGTGAGAAAGACTTCAACGAGTATGCGGAGTGGATTCACCATCAGAAGCTTCTCCCGCTCATTGAACTGGGCCTGCTGCTATTGTTTCTGGCTCACATTTACCTCGCATTCGTCACCACCTTTGAAAACCGCAAAGCCCGTCAACAAAGGTATGTCGTCAAAGAATCGAAACAATACGACCTGACCTTGCCGATCCCTGCCCATAATTGGATGTTCATTTCGGGCTCGATCATTCTTGGCTTTCTCCTGCTGCATCTTGTCGATCTTCGCATCGGCATCCGTCCAGATTTTGTCTACACCGATTCAGCGTACGCCAACACCATGCAGGCCATCTCCAACCCCATTGGCCGCATTGCCTACATCGTGGGTCCAATCATCCTTGGCTTTCACCTGGCACACGGTTTTGCCAGTGCTTTCCAGTCGCTCGGGCTCACTCATCCCAAATACTCAGGGCTGATTTATAAGTTGTCGATTGTCTTCGGGATCGCAATTGGTGCTGGATTTGCCAGCCTCCCCATTCTGGTTCCCGGCATGGCAAATCGCTCAGCCAAACCAGCCAGTACGACGAGTACTGCACCCGCACCAGCAGTAGCAGTCGATCTCCCTGCTCATGACTAA
- a CDS encoding fumarate reductase/succinate dehydrogenase flavoprotein subunit — protein MSLATEVGILDGKCPTGPIADRWPKHKQDMKLVNPANKRKYTILVVGTGLAGGSAAASLAELGYNVHSFCVQDSPRRAHSIAAQGGINAAKNYQNDGDSVWRLFYDTVKGGDFRARESNVYRLASISTNIIDQCVAQGVPFAREYGGTLTNRSFGGAQVSRTFYCKGQTGQQLLLGAYQAMMRQVEAGRVKLHTWQEMSDLIVIDGVARGIVTRNLRTGAFECYLGDAVVLCTGGYSNVYYLSTNAKSCNVTAAWRCHKRGALFANPCYTQIHPTCIPVSGDHQSKLTLMSESLRNDGRVWVPTKKGDTRSPEQIPEDERDYYLERRYPSFGNLAPRDVSSRAAKERCDAGYGVGPNGLSVYLDFRDAIQRDGEKVIRSKYENLFHMYERITAENPYKQPMRIYPALHYTMGGLWVDYNLQSNIPGLFVLGEANFSDHGANRLGASALMQGLADGYFVIPYTIGNHLASTKLPKVSNDHPAVKEALIESRNRIETLLATNGSRTVQDFHRSLGHIMWDHVGMARTSASLQTAVEQIRALRDEFHENVKVPGTADTLNQNLEYAGRVADFMEFAELLAIDALHREESCGGHFREEYQTEEGEAKRNDEDFCYVGAWEFKGVGIEPGLWKEPLKFEEIPLATRSYK, from the coding sequence ATGTCTTTGGCAACTGAAGTTGGCATTCTTGACGGAAAGTGTCCCACCGGTCCGATTGCAGATCGCTGGCCGAAGCACAAACAGGATATGAAGCTCGTCAATCCTGCCAACAAACGGAAATATACCATCCTAGTGGTGGGTACAGGCTTGGCAGGTGGCTCAGCCGCTGCCTCGCTGGCCGAACTTGGCTACAACGTTCACTCATTCTGTGTGCAGGATTCTCCCCGACGGGCACACAGTATTGCAGCTCAGGGCGGGATCAACGCTGCCAAGAACTATCAGAACGATGGTGACAGCGTCTGGCGCCTCTTTTATGACACAGTCAAAGGCGGCGATTTCCGCGCCCGTGAATCGAACGTCTATCGTCTCGCATCGATCAGTACCAACATTATTGATCAATGCGTCGCCCAGGGTGTTCCCTTCGCCCGTGAATATGGTGGCACTCTCACCAATCGCTCTTTTGGTGGAGCACAGGTTTCACGCACCTTTTATTGCAAAGGCCAGACTGGCCAGCAACTTCTGCTTGGCGCTTATCAGGCCATGATGCGACAGGTCGAAGCCGGTAGGGTGAAACTTCACACCTGGCAGGAAATGAGTGACCTCATCGTCATTGATGGCGTCGCTCGCGGGATAGTGACTCGCAATCTGCGGACAGGGGCCTTTGAATGCTACCTCGGCGATGCCGTCGTCCTCTGCACAGGTGGCTACAGCAACGTCTATTACCTTTCCACGAACGCCAAAAGCTGTAACGTCACAGCCGCCTGGCGTTGCCATAAACGCGGGGCTCTATTTGCTAACCCCTGCTACACTCAAATTCACCCGACCTGTATTCCGGTCTCAGGTGACCATCAATCCAAGCTTACTTTGATGAGTGAAAGCTTGAGAAACGATGGCCGCGTGTGGGTTCCAACGAAAAAGGGAGACACCCGTTCGCCAGAGCAGATTCCGGAAGATGAACGAGATTATTATCTCGAACGTCGCTACCCGTCATTCGGCAACCTCGCCCCACGCGACGTCTCCAGCCGGGCTGCCAAAGAACGCTGTGATGCAGGTTATGGCGTTGGTCCTAATGGCCTTTCTGTCTATTTGGATTTCCGCGATGCGATCCAGCGAGATGGCGAAAAAGTGATTCGCAGTAAATATGAAAACCTCTTTCATATGTACGAGCGAATCACGGCTGAAAACCCATACAAGCAGCCGATGCGAATCTACCCCGCCCTCCATTACACAATGGGTGGGCTGTGGGTCGATTACAATCTGCAAAGCAATATCCCCGGGCTTTTTGTGCTCGGCGAAGCCAACTTCTCCGATCACGGAGCCAACCGACTGGGAGCCAGTGCTCTGATGCAGGGACTCGCCGATGGCTACTTCGTGATCCCCTACACGATTGGCAATCATCTCGCATCGACAAAACTGCCTAAGGTCTCCAACGATCATCCCGCGGTTAAAGAAGCGTTGATCGAATCACGAAATCGTATCGAAACGCTTCTCGCGACAAACGGCAGCCGCACGGTTCAGGATTTCCACCGCTCACTGGGCCACATCATGTGGGATCATGTCGGTATGGCTCGGACATCAGCCAGCCTACAGACTGCCGTCGAACAGATTCGCGCCCTGCGAGACGAATTCCACGAAAACGTCAAGGTTCCCGGGACAGCCGACACGCTGAACCAGAACCTCGAATATGCGGGCCGTGTGGCTGACTTCATGGAGTTCGCTGAACTTCTCGCCATCGACGCCCTCCACCGGGAAGAGTCTTGCGGCGGCCATTTCCGAGAGGAATATCAGACCGAAGAAGGCGAAGCCAAACGTAACGACGAAGACTTCTGCTATGTCGGAGCCTGGGAGTTTAAAGGGGTCGGTATTGAACCCGGGCTCTGGAAAGAACCCCTTAAATTCGAGGAAATCCCCCTCGCCACAAGAAGCTACAAATAG
- a CDS encoding succinate dehydrogenase/fumarate reductase iron-sulfur subunit: protein MIAHNSDSMKLTVKVWRQPATDKPGHLATYEIANISPDMSFLEMLDVLNEQLILKGEEPIAFDHDCREGICGTCGIMINGQPHGPDNNTTTCQLHMRRFKNGDTLILEPWRANAFPVIKDLVVDRAAFDRIIASGGYVSINTGNAPDGNAIPVPGTMQEKAMENAACIGCGACVASCKNASAMLFTSAKVAHLSHLPQGAAERNERVLKMVARMDAEGFGNCTNTGECAASCPAGIPLASIARLNREYIRALLASDQS from the coding sequence ATGATTGCTCACAATAGCGACAGTATGAAACTGACTGTCAAAGTCTGGCGCCAGCCCGCGACCGATAAGCCCGGCCATCTCGCGACCTACGAAATCGCTAACATCTCGCCAGACATGTCGTTCCTCGAAATGCTCGACGTCCTCAACGAGCAACTGATTCTCAAGGGCGAAGAGCCCATTGCCTTCGACCACGATTGCCGCGAAGGCATTTGTGGAACTTGCGGCATCATGATCAATGGCCAACCGCACGGCCCGGATAACAACACCACTACCTGCCAGCTCCACATGCGACGCTTCAAAAACGGCGATACGCTGATTCTTGAACCCTGGCGGGCGAATGCTTTCCCGGTCATTAAGGATCTCGTCGTTGACCGTGCGGCCTTCGACCGGATCATTGCCTCCGGCGGGTATGTCTCGATCAATACCGGAAATGCCCCGGATGGAAATGCAATCCCTGTTCCCGGGACAATGCAGGAAAAAGCGATGGAAAACGCAGCCTGTATTGGCTGTGGTGCCTGCGTCGCTTCTTGCAAGAACGCCTCCGCCATGCTCTTTACCTCGGCCAAGGTGGCTCACCTGTCACATTTGCCACAAGGTGCTGCCGAACGCAATGAACGCGTTTTGAAGATGGTGGCCCGTATGGATGCCGAAGGCTTCGGCAACTGCACAAACACAGGCGAATGTGCCGCCTCATGTCCCGCCGGGATTCCGCTGGCCAGCATTGCTCGCCTCAATCGCGAGTACATCCGCGCTCTCCTCGCCTCCGACCAGAGCTGA
- a CDS encoding ArnT family glycosyltransferase produces MASNKHHGNKERGRKAAAMASASDEAQRVDAETKPHAGVEVSRSDDSTRRGLRWFWPIVGGLLLVQAFLAADCARRWSPTHDEYWHLPIGVFYWQTADWRVDPINPPLVRMWASLPLVVGGVGLELPEKSGWPDRVPMAEEVGDAFHDQHAESYRQHFFLARLMMIPLGTMAGLLLVIWARQWFGESAGLLAAMLWVTCPTVLAHSSLVAHDLPATLGAFATVAACVYWQSRPTWKRACLWGTMLGLALLTKLTVAFILPVCIAIWVILPKSVFITKRKEIVWQIFAGLFMTWLVLSLQFFALGVLPAPYLAEWEALREVLTVKHPVFLNGEWNSEGFRSYYLWAFIWKLPLAMLVCLMLAMAFVVRKSRIVGEGEGKNLLWRRNLLLMTGVAVFVIPASLSGNQLGIRYVLPAFPFLMLFAAQAAGWWQKISPQWMNVVGVILIACMPLSLRQHPDHLAYFNLLAGGSTGGLDRLSDSNLDWGQDLYRLQEYLDANEIELSTLAYFGSVRPWKIGLTQDAPAAYTPAAGWHAVSANYVQGRPHALRLPDGSYRAVNLDEFGYFRFFEPVEKIGGSMFLYQLSEEDVERYVEVRERMRGS; encoded by the coding sequence ATGGCTTCTAACAAACATCATGGGAACAAGGAGCGTGGTCGCAAGGCGGCTGCGATGGCATCGGCGAGTGACGAAGCGCAGCGAGTCGATGCCGAGACGAAGCCGCATGCGGGCGTAGAAGTCTCTCGCAGCGATGACTCGACACGGCGTGGGCTGCGCTGGTTCTGGCCAATCGTGGGTGGATTGTTGCTGGTGCAGGCTTTCCTGGCGGCGGATTGTGCGAGGCGATGGTCACCGACGCATGATGAATACTGGCATCTGCCGATCGGGGTCTTTTACTGGCAGACCGCCGATTGGCGAGTGGATCCGATCAATCCTCCGCTGGTGCGGATGTGGGCGAGTTTGCCGCTGGTTGTCGGAGGAGTGGGGCTGGAGCTGCCAGAGAAAAGTGGCTGGCCAGATCGCGTCCCTATGGCTGAAGAAGTGGGAGATGCGTTCCATGACCAGCATGCCGAGAGCTATCGCCAGCATTTCTTTCTTGCTCGCCTGATGATGATTCCACTCGGGACAATGGCTGGTTTACTACTGGTGATCTGGGCACGGCAATGGTTTGGTGAGTCTGCCGGTTTACTGGCCGCCATGTTATGGGTCACATGTCCGACCGTTCTGGCTCATAGCAGTCTGGTGGCCCATGATTTACCAGCAACCTTGGGAGCGTTCGCAACAGTCGCCGCGTGTGTCTACTGGCAAAGCCGACCCACCTGGAAACGGGCCTGCCTGTGGGGAACTATGCTCGGGCTGGCACTGCTGACGAAGTTGACGGTGGCGTTTATCCTGCCGGTGTGCATCGCAATCTGGGTGATTCTGCCGAAGTCGGTATTTATCACGAAGCGAAAGGAGATCGTCTGGCAGATCTTCGCGGGATTGTTCATGACATGGCTGGTTTTGAGTCTGCAGTTCTTTGCCTTAGGGGTCTTACCCGCACCATATCTGGCGGAATGGGAAGCGTTGCGCGAGGTCCTGACTGTTAAACATCCGGTGTTTCTGAATGGTGAGTGGAATAGCGAAGGATTTCGCAGTTACTACCTGTGGGCGTTCATCTGGAAGCTGCCTCTGGCAATGCTGGTGTGCCTCATGCTGGCGATGGCTTTCGTCGTGAGGAAGAGTCGGATTGTGGGCGAGGGGGAAGGGAAAAACCTGTTGTGGCGACGAAATCTGTTACTCATGACGGGAGTGGCAGTGTTTGTGATCCCTGCAAGTTTATCCGGGAATCAGCTGGGGATCCGATATGTTTTGCCAGCCTTTCCATTTCTGATGCTGTTTGCAGCTCAGGCAGCCGGCTGGTGGCAAAAGATTTCTCCGCAGTGGATGAATGTCGTAGGGGTGATCTTGATCGCTTGTATGCCGCTCTCGTTAAGGCAACATCCCGATCATCTCGCTTACTTTAATCTGCTGGCCGGTGGATCGACCGGTGGGCTTGACCGGCTCTCTGATTCGAATCTGGATTGGGGGCAGGATCTTTACCGGCTGCAGGAATATCTGGATGCCAACGAGATTGAGCTATCGACTTTGGCCTACTTTGGAAGTGTGAGGCCCTGGAAGATCGGATTAACTCAGGACGCACCTGCGGCCTATACTCCCGCAGCAGGCTGGCATGCGGTGAGTGCGAACTATGTCCAGGGCCGACCACATGCACTGCGATTGCCAGATGGCAGTTATCGAGCAGTGAATCTGGACGAGTTTGGATATTTTCGATTCTTCGAGCCAGTGGAGAAAATCGGCGGTTCGATGTTTTTGTATCAGCTCAGTGAGGAGGATGTGGAGCGGTATGTTGAGGTGCGGGAGAGGATGAGGGGAAGTTAG
- the gcvT gene encoding glycine cleavage system aminomethyltransferase GcvT: protein MTLATPLCDWHSTHGGRMVDFAGWNMPVQYKGIVDEHNAVRTAAGLFDISHMGRLRFTGPDAREFLDEVQTVDLSKLKTGQIRYGFMLNESGGILDDILVYDWPDAPQLVVNASNREKLLAWMTPLATRYAVSIEDLTLTRVMLAVQGPHAIDIAAQLLGDEVRQLKYYTGKPMTWSNEPVLVSRTGYTGEDGVELIIDSGSALALWQAVLAAGESVGILPSGLGCRDTLRLEAAMPLYGHELSEEIDPLTAGLSFAIKLSKPANFIGKTALEKIATGPIPRPRVGLTLDGKRIAREKTPVVSGENIIGEVTSGTFSPTFQKSIAMAYVDAAFAEPGTRLEVDIRGKRESATVVPLPFYKRNS, encoded by the coding sequence ATGACTCTGGCAACTCCTCTTTGCGACTGGCACAGCACCCATGGCGGCCGAATGGTCGATTTTGCAGGCTGGAACATGCCCGTCCAGTACAAAGGGATCGTCGACGAACACAACGCCGTCCGCACGGCGGCCGGCCTCTTTGATATCTCTCACATGGGTCGTCTTCGCTTTACCGGCCCCGATGCCCGCGAATTTCTCGACGAAGTGCAGACCGTCGATCTCTCCAAACTCAAAACCGGCCAGATTCGTTATGGCTTCATGCTCAATGAATCAGGCGGCATTCTCGACGATATCCTCGTTTACGACTGGCCCGATGCCCCTCAACTGGTGGTGAACGCCTCCAACCGCGAAAAGCTCCTCGCATGGATGACTCCTCTCGCTACGCGCTATGCCGTCTCGATTGAAGATCTCACCCTCACCAGGGTGATGCTCGCTGTTCAAGGCCCCCACGCCATCGATATTGCCGCACAGCTACTTGGCGATGAAGTCCGCCAGCTCAAGTATTACACCGGCAAGCCCATGACCTGGTCGAACGAACCCGTCCTCGTCAGCCGCACAGGCTACACGGGCGAAGACGGCGTCGAACTCATTATCGATAGCGGCTCTGCTTTGGCTCTCTGGCAGGCTGTCCTGGCTGCGGGTGAATCGGTCGGGATTCTCCCCAGCGGCCTGGGCTGCCGAGACACGCTGCGCCTCGAAGCCGCCATGCCCCTTTACGGCCACGAACTCTCGGAAGAAATCGACCCGTTAACAGCCGGGCTCTCCTTTGCCATCAAGCTCTCGAAGCCAGCGAACTTTATTGGAAAAACCGCACTGGAAAAAATCGCCACAGGCCCCATTCCCCGCCCGCGTGTGGGTCTGACACTCGACGGCAAACGCATTGCCCGCGAAAAAACCCCGGTCGTGTCTGGCGAAAACATCATTGGTGAAGTGACTTCCGGCACATTCTCCCCCACCTTCCAGAAGTCGATCGCCATGGCCTATGTGGATGCAGCTTTTGCCGAACCTGGCACCCGGCTGGAAGTCGATATCCGCGGGAAACGGGAATCCGCCACCGTCGTCCCCCTTCCCTTTTACAAGCGGAACTCCTAA
- a CDS encoding SMI1/KNR4 family protein encodes MNWKVELEYSLHGAPADASSIANLETAIGVTLPSAYRDFLLTDGGGYLRDGLAKCTSPTPFGEHNITVLHSIDDVLGLLDSTITPRNMICIGCGHFGMTTCLSIAGLDHGQVFSLDTEMRYYWDDETLACYPALDPSIIEFFRLRDEGELPERPWGYECCYHIADSFPEFLNKLYRSTD; translated from the coding sequence ATGAACTGGAAAGTCGAACTCGAATACTCTCTGCACGGTGCACCGGCTGACGCCTCGTCAATTGCCAACCTGGAAACCGCGATCGGTGTCACCTTGCCTTCAGCCTACCGTGATTTCCTCCTGACGGATGGAGGGGGCTACTTGCGAGACGGTCTAGCGAAGTGCACCAGCCCAACACCGTTCGGCGAACACAACATCACCGTTTTGCATTCCATTGATGATGTCTTGGGCCTGTTGGACTCAACAATCACTCCTCGCAATATGATCTGCATCGGCTGCGGCCACTTTGGCATGACAACCTGCTTATCTATCGCGGGGCTGGATCACGGACAAGTCTTTTCCCTCGATACGGAGATGCGGTATTACTGGGATGACGAAACACTTGCATGCTATCCCGCTCTCGATCCTTCAATCATCGAGTTTTTTCGACTGCGAGACGAAGGTGAACTGCCTGAGCGTCCATGGGGTTACGAGTGCTGCTACCATATTGCCGACAGCTTTCCTGAGTTTCTGAATAAGCTGTATCGATCAACCGACTAG